One window of Saccharopolyspora phatthalungensis genomic DNA carries:
- a CDS encoding DEAD/DEAH box helicase family protein, with protein MMAGDQVPVEHRMAELAKTSPNFHFLAGEDLLLASLGASAERHLFTEPSLALVRVRQFVEALVKWSCVRASLPFHQRAKLAHRINALADAGAVDRTVCQVMHDLREVGNKAVHEYYAERRQALDAVRKCFVLASWRLRIETGDRTVRSFTPPPRPADEPEPVSVAERAELAKLNEEVAEYRRRLVELHQELGDVRSSLDSAEAARHRVELDLERVRAEQEHWRAVAGQLSDDLERLLVEREQSKPEKVSARAREDFLRRARRACEPPLTEAQVRERLDALLREAGWAVQEVASKNLFATSGVAVKEVYTDGGYADYLLYVNRTLVGVIEAKREGEDLTKAQAQASRYATSLTKEQRMAARREALPFQYVTDGNETRFRNELDPKPRSRRVFAVHQPETIAAWMREASDDEQSPTLRSRLELLPEVPLDESRLRPAQFDAINGLERSWARNDPRALIQMATGAGKTYAAAGFGYRFLKHAKGKRILFLVDRNNLGDQALAEFDNFTTPDTGRKFGELYGVGRMSGSTVLDSSSVVISTIQRLWLALTGREVPDAEDDRDEEELEGLPEGPAEVGYNPKIPPETFDLIVIDECHRSIYGKWRAVLEYFDAFLVGLTATPVPETYGFFEGNEVSRYSYEESVIDNVNVPFEVYRIGTKIGEQGSTISAGTVVQVRDTKTRRERLEDLEDDYIYSANQEGRQVISKDRQRTVIQEFRDKLFTDIFPPSVSGKGRKYVPKTLIFARTDEHAEEVVAEVRKAFGEGDAFCQKITSKVAKAKDRLQEFRNSRELRIAVTVDMIATGTDVRPLECVFFLREPKTWSLFEQMKGRGARTIDPADMRHVTPDVTAKTHFVIVDAVGVTDTPRPETRPLEKFTERQISLEKLLRKAGSLTLNTDEVQTLASRLTALNNQIEDDEKQELAELAGQPLQEISRGLFQAANPEHREEVREQAVKAADGDEAAGERAVRQLVEDAVRPLAENPELRERILQVRRAHDMVIDEVSKDEITISRGLTEEERARQVVDSFRDYLNTHRDEIAVFEVAFRERRNPREVFAKVRDLAKKLAKPPFNWTPERLLDAYDKLGEAVRRNGDTPGAAEFIAILRHELGLDEQVRPYRSIVEERFAAWLARQEQQNVTFDDNQRWWLEQVAHSITKNVTFHVEDLGQIPFSEHGGSHGFVRAFGAERAKAILDDLNQELSA; from the coding sequence ATGATGGCTGGAGATCAGGTTCCGGTCGAGCACCGCATGGCGGAGTTGGCGAAGACATCACCCAACTTCCACTTCCTGGCCGGTGAGGACCTGCTCTTGGCCTCGCTGGGGGCCAGCGCCGAGCGCCACCTGTTCACCGAGCCGTCGTTGGCGCTGGTGCGGGTCCGGCAGTTCGTTGAAGCGCTGGTGAAGTGGTCTTGCGTGCGGGCGAGCTTGCCGTTCCACCAGCGGGCCAAACTGGCGCACCGGATCAATGCCTTGGCGGATGCCGGCGCGGTTGACCGGACGGTGTGCCAAGTGATGCACGACCTGCGCGAGGTCGGGAACAAGGCGGTGCACGAGTACTACGCCGAGCGCCGACAAGCGTTGGATGCGGTACGAAAGTGTTTCGTCCTGGCCAGTTGGCGGCTGCGCATCGAGACCGGCGACCGCACCGTGCGCTCGTTCACCCCGCCGCCGCGTCCGGCCGATGAGCCGGAGCCCGTTTCGGTAGCGGAGCGAGCGGAGTTGGCCAAGCTCAACGAGGAGGTTGCCGAGTACCGGCGAAGGCTCGTCGAGTTGCACCAAGAGTTGGGGGATGTGCGATCTTCCCTGGACAGCGCGGAGGCGGCACGCCACCGGGTCGAGCTGGACCTGGAACGGGTTCGCGCTGAGCAGGAGCACTGGCGAGCGGTTGCGGGTCAGCTTTCAGATGATCTCGAACGTCTGCTGGTCGAGCGCGAGCAGTCGAAGCCGGAGAAGGTGTCGGCACGGGCAAGGGAGGACTTCCTGCGCCGGGCTCGGCGCGCGTGCGAGCCGCCGCTGACCGAGGCGCAGGTGCGTGAGCGTTTGGACGCGCTATTGCGCGAGGCCGGTTGGGCTGTCCAGGAAGTCGCGAGCAAGAACTTGTTCGCGACATCGGGTGTCGCGGTGAAGGAGGTCTACACGGATGGCGGATACGCCGACTATCTGCTGTATGTGAACCGGACGTTGGTGGGCGTCATCGAGGCCAAGCGGGAGGGTGAGGATCTGACGAAGGCCCAGGCGCAAGCCTCCCGGTACGCCACGAGCCTGACCAAGGAACAGCGCATGGCGGCCCGGCGGGAGGCCCTGCCGTTCCAATACGTCACCGACGGCAACGAGACCCGCTTCCGCAACGAGTTGGATCCCAAGCCGCGGAGCAGGCGGGTTTTCGCGGTTCACCAGCCGGAGACGATCGCGGCATGGATGCGCGAGGCCAGTGACGATGAGCAGTCGCCCACGCTTCGTTCACGGTTGGAACTGCTGCCGGAGGTGCCGCTGGACGAGTCTCGGCTCCGTCCGGCCCAGTTCGACGCGATCAACGGTCTGGAGCGATCATGGGCACGTAACGATCCGCGTGCGCTGATCCAGATGGCGACCGGTGCTGGGAAGACCTACGCGGCAGCCGGTTTCGGCTATCGCTTTCTCAAGCACGCCAAGGGAAAGCGAATTCTGTTCCTGGTGGACCGCAACAACCTTGGTGACCAGGCGCTGGCTGAGTTCGACAACTTCACGACCCCGGACACCGGGCGAAAATTCGGTGAGCTCTACGGCGTCGGCCGGATGTCGGGATCGACGGTGCTGGATTCCAGCAGCGTGGTGATCTCGACGATCCAGCGGTTGTGGCTGGCGTTGACCGGCCGGGAGGTTCCGGATGCCGAGGACGACCGCGACGAGGAGGAGCTGGAGGGCTTGCCGGAGGGCCCGGCGGAGGTCGGCTACAACCCGAAAATTCCGCCGGAGACGTTTGATCTGATCGTGATCGACGAGTGCCACCGCTCGATCTACGGCAAGTGGCGGGCGGTGCTGGAGTACTTTGACGCTTTCCTGGTTGGGCTGACCGCGACACCGGTGCCGGAGACCTACGGCTTCTTCGAAGGCAACGAGGTCAGCCGGTACAGCTATGAAGAGTCCGTGATTGACAACGTGAACGTGCCGTTCGAGGTGTACCGGATAGGCACGAAGATCGGGGAGCAGGGCTCGACGATCAGTGCCGGCACCGTGGTCCAGGTCCGTGACACCAAGACCCGGCGGGAACGCCTGGAGGACCTGGAGGACGACTACATCTACTCCGCGAACCAGGAGGGGCGGCAGGTCATCTCCAAGGATCGCCAGCGCACAGTGATCCAGGAGTTCCGGGACAAGCTGTTCACCGACATCTTCCCGCCATCCGTCAGCGGCAAGGGACGTAAGTACGTGCCTAAGACGTTGATCTTCGCGCGCACCGATGAGCACGCCGAGGAGGTAGTGGCGGAGGTCCGTAAGGCGTTCGGCGAGGGTGACGCGTTCTGCCAGAAGATCACTTCGAAGGTGGCGAAGGCTAAGGACCGGTTGCAGGAGTTCCGGAATTCGCGGGAACTGCGGATCGCGGTGACGGTCGACATGATCGCCACCGGCACGGATGTGCGCCCGCTGGAGTGCGTGTTCTTCCTGCGCGAACCGAAGACGTGGTCGTTGTTCGAGCAGATGAAAGGCCGTGGTGCCCGCACGATCGACCCGGCCGACATGCGCCATGTGACACCGGATGTGACGGCCAAAACGCATTTCGTCATCGTCGATGCGGTCGGCGTCACCGACACGCCGCGTCCGGAGACCAGGCCGTTGGAGAAGTTCACCGAACGACAGATCAGCTTGGAGAAGTTGCTGAGGAAGGCCGGGTCGCTGACGCTGAACACCGACGAGGTGCAAACCTTGGCGTCCCGGTTGACGGCGCTGAACAACCAGATCGAGGACGACGAGAAGCAGGAGCTAGCCGAGTTGGCGGGCCAGCCGCTGCAGGAGATCTCCAGAGGGTTGTTCCAGGCAGCGAATCCCGAGCACAGGGAAGAGGTTCGGGAGCAGGCAGTCAAGGCCGCGGATGGTGACGAAGCCGCAGGTGAACGAGCGGTGCGGCAGCTGGTGGAGGATGCGGTCCGGCCGCTTGCGGAGAACCCGGAGTTGCGCGAGCGAATTCTTCAGGTCCGCCGAGCGCACGACATGGTGATCGACGAGGTCAGCAAGGACGAGATCACGATCAGCCGGGGCCTGACCGAGGAGGAGCGGGCCAGGCAGGTGGTGGACTCGTTCCGCGACTATCTGAACACGCACCGGGACGAGATCGCCGTGTTCGAGGTGGCGTTCCGCGAACGCCGCAACCCGCGCGAGGTTTTCGCCAAGGTCCGCGACCTGGCGAAGAAACTGGCGAAACCTCCGTTCAACTGGACCCCGGAGCGCCTGCTCGACGCGTACGACAAATTGGGTGAGGCGGTGCGCCGCAACGGGGACACCCCGGGAGCTGCGGAGTTCATCGCGATCCTGCGGCACGAATTGGGTCTCGACGAACAGGTCCGGCCGTATCGGAGCATCGTCGAGGAGAGGTTCGCGGCGTGGCTGGCACGCCAGGAGCAGCAGAACGTCACCTTCGACGACAACCAGCGGTGGTGGCTGGAGCAGGTGGCGCACAGCATCACGAAGAACGTCACCTTCCATGTCGAAGACCTCGGCCAGATACCATTCAGCGAGCACGGCGGCAGCCACGGCTTCGTCCGCGCCTTTGGCGCCGAACGAGCCAAAGCCATCCTCGACGACCTGAACCAGGAGCTAAGCGCGTGA
- a CDS encoding class I SAM-dependent DNA methyltransferase, whose translation MSTAQNQAETRRLVDKLWSYCNVLRDEGVSTIDYVEQLTFLLFLKIAHERENDQLNPQRILPSSWHGRGWAELRGQKGEELKRRYEKLLADLGAQAEGTPLNLIFGKAQNRIQNTANLARLINDLIGKENWSVQGTDVNGDAYEQLLSRGAADTKSGAGQYFTPRPLIDAMVRCTDPTPRDTITDPACGTGGFLLAAHAHIVDKYGEELDRDQIHSLASKNIWGTELVHGTARLAAMNLLLHGIGSWDGEQVIHIEDALAKRGRKAKLVLANPPFGKKSSITVIGEDGKATREDVAYNRTDFWVTTTNKQLNFVQHIAKQLDMPGRAAVVVPDNVLFEGGAGETIRRNLLHDYDVHTLLRLPTGIFYAGGVKANVLFFDSKTPTPGQPLTSKLAVYDFRTNQHFTLKTKALCADHLDDFVEWYRSAERPEDRKPSELVKVFDHAELVARDKVNLDLIGWVKDESAEDADSLLPPEVIAAEIVEDLQAALSEFAAVAEALGAEAKDEGSD comes from the coding sequence GTGAGCACCGCCCAGAATCAGGCCGAGACCCGTCGGCTGGTCGACAAGCTGTGGAGCTACTGCAACGTCCTTCGGGACGAAGGCGTCTCCACCATCGACTACGTCGAGCAGCTGACCTTCCTGCTTTTTCTGAAGATCGCCCACGAGCGGGAGAACGACCAGCTGAACCCGCAGCGGATCCTGCCGAGCAGCTGGCACGGACGCGGGTGGGCCGAACTCCGGGGACAGAAGGGCGAGGAACTTAAGCGCCGCTACGAAAAGCTGCTCGCCGACCTCGGTGCACAGGCCGAAGGCACGCCGCTCAACCTGATCTTCGGCAAGGCGCAGAACCGCATCCAGAACACCGCCAACCTGGCGCGGCTGATCAATGACCTGATCGGCAAGGAGAACTGGTCGGTCCAGGGCACCGACGTCAACGGCGATGCCTACGAACAACTGCTGTCCCGAGGCGCCGCCGACACCAAATCTGGTGCGGGGCAGTACTTCACCCCCCGCCCGCTCATCGACGCGATGGTGCGTTGCACCGATCCCACCCCGCGCGACACCATCACCGACCCAGCCTGCGGCACCGGTGGCTTTCTCCTTGCCGCTCACGCCCACATCGTCGACAAGTACGGCGAAGAGCTCGATCGAGACCAGATCCACAGCTTGGCCAGCAAGAACATCTGGGGCACCGAGCTGGTGCACGGAACCGCCCGGCTGGCCGCGATGAACCTGCTGCTGCACGGCATCGGTTCCTGGGACGGTGAGCAGGTGATCCACATCGAGGACGCGCTTGCCAAGCGCGGTCGCAAAGCCAAGCTGGTGCTGGCGAACCCGCCGTTCGGGAAGAAGTCCTCCATCACCGTCATCGGCGAAGACGGCAAGGCGACCCGCGAAGACGTCGCCTACAACCGCACCGACTTCTGGGTCACCACCACCAACAAACAGCTCAACTTCGTTCAGCACATCGCGAAACAACTCGACATGCCAGGCCGGGCAGCCGTCGTCGTGCCGGACAACGTGCTCTTCGAAGGCGGCGCAGGGGAGACCATCCGCCGAAACCTGCTGCACGACTACGACGTGCACACCCTGCTTCGGCTGCCCACCGGCATCTTCTATGCCGGCGGTGTCAAGGCCAACGTGCTGTTCTTCGACTCGAAGACACCCACGCCCGGTCAGCCGTTGACCAGCAAGCTCGCGGTCTACGACTTCCGCACCAACCAGCACTTCACGCTCAAGACCAAGGCGCTGTGCGCCGACCACCTCGACGACTTCGTCGAGTGGTACCGCTCGGCCGAGCGTCCCGAAGACCGCAAACCCAGCGAGTTGGTCAAGGTCTTCGACCACGCAGAACTCGTCGCACGCGACAAGGTCAACCTCGACCTGATCGGCTGGGTCAAAGACGAATCCGCCGAAGACGCGGATTCCCTGCTGCCACCAGAGGTCATCGCGGCCGAGATCGTCGAAGACCTGCAAGCCGCCCTGTCGGAATTCGCCGCCGTCGCCGAGGCTCTGGGTGCTGAGGCAAAGGACGAGGGCTCAGACTAA
- a CDS encoding restriction endonuclease subunit S produces the protein MSDLPNGWAWATLGEIADVRLGRQRSPKNHTGNQMRPYLRAANIGWEGLKLDDVKQMNFTDDEVAVYCLRPGDILLSEASGSASEVGKPAIWKGEIEECCFQNTLIRVRSEHIDSRFLMWFLKGEAVRGAFVQHSRGVGIHHIGVARLAKWSVPIPPLAEQRRIVAALEDHLSRVEAGARLQEGAEVRARSLVKRILVEAVPASIPDHWRQVAVGDAGTVDLGRQRHPDWHSGPNMRPYLRVANVFEDRIDTSDVMEMHFQDDTFERFRLQAGDILLNEGQSPELLGRPAMYRGKPEQVAFTNSLLRFKCGSGIDPEWALLVFRRHVHSGRYLRDMRITTNIAHLSSGRFKKVEFPIPPLQEQKQIVRRVHESLQGVDRLATEVLRMNSRAEHLRRSLLREAFAGRLVAQNPGDEPASVLMERIRAERGSAPKVKRERKARAKAAAPEPEIAADRPLPEPVGRGTQDALDLGL, from the coding sequence GTGAGCGACCTACCCAACGGCTGGGCCTGGGCGACCCTGGGGGAGATTGCCGACGTACGTCTTGGGAGGCAGCGCTCGCCCAAGAACCACACCGGCAATCAAATGCGACCGTACCTTCGAGCGGCGAATATTGGCTGGGAAGGTCTGAAGCTCGATGACGTTAAGCAGATGAACTTCACGGATGACGAGGTAGCCGTGTACTGCTTGCGTCCCGGTGACATACTCCTAAGTGAGGCTTCAGGAAGCGCCAGTGAAGTCGGGAAGCCCGCCATTTGGAAGGGCGAGATCGAAGAATGTTGTTTTCAAAACACTTTGATCAGGGTTCGCAGTGAACACATCGATTCCCGATTTCTGATGTGGTTCCTGAAAGGCGAAGCTGTTCGAGGCGCATTCGTGCAGCATTCGCGCGGAGTGGGCATCCACCACATTGGGGTCGCTCGCCTAGCAAAATGGTCGGTCCCGATTCCACCGCTGGCGGAGCAGCGCCGCATCGTCGCCGCCCTCGAAGACCACCTGTCCCGTGTGGAGGCTGGGGCGCGGCTGCAAGAAGGCGCTGAGGTGAGGGCTCGTTCCTTGGTAAAGCGAATCCTGGTTGAGGCAGTTCCCGCCTCGATTCCCGACCACTGGCGACAGGTTGCCGTAGGTGACGCTGGGACAGTCGATCTTGGGCGGCAGCGGCATCCTGATTGGCACAGTGGCCCTAATATGCGCCCCTACCTCCGTGTTGCCAACGTATTCGAAGATCGAATCGATACGTCCGACGTTATGGAAATGCATTTCCAGGATGATACGTTCGAACGTTTTCGCCTTCAGGCTGGTGACATCTTGCTGAACGAAGGCCAGTCGCCGGAGCTTCTTGGTCGGCCTGCGATGTATCGAGGCAAGCCGGAGCAAGTTGCATTTACGAATAGTCTGCTCCGGTTCAAATGTGGGTCGGGTATTGATCCCGAATGGGCGTTGTTGGTATTTCGTCGTCACGTGCATTCGGGTCGCTACTTGCGAGACATGCGGATCACTACGAACATTGCCCACCTTTCTTCGGGGCGATTTAAAAAGGTGGAGTTCCCCATTCCTCCACTGCAAGAGCAGAAGCAGATCGTTCGGCGTGTACACGAAAGTCTGCAAGGCGTCGACCGGCTTGCGACGGAAGTTCTTCGGATGAATTCACGTGCGGAACATTTAAGGCGGTCGCTGCTTCGGGAGGCTTTTGCGGGGCGATTGGTGGCGCAGAATCCTGGGGATGAGCCTGCTTCTGTTCTGATGGAGCGGATTCGGGCGGAGCGGGGGAGCGCGCCGAAGGTGAAGCGTGAGCGGAAGGCGCGTGCTAAGGCCGCTGCACCTGAGCCGGAGATTGCCGCTGATCGGCCGTTGCCGGAGCCAGTGGGTAGGGGAACGCAGGACGCGTTGGATCTTGGGCTTTGA
- a CDS encoding lysophospholipid acyltransferase family protein translates to MVALPSSPHEPTRRTDRERLFRDAPLLWRVLMRLDRAVIGLTGRLEVTGGVPDSLRGKPILLAANHIGNFDALVLIAACRTRRLAPRFLATGGLFDAPVLGRVLSACRHVRADRGKSTAGEALGRVVAALTSDHHPVLVYPEGRITLEPDMWPERGKTGVARMALASGATVVPISQWGAHEAMCYGMLRVERVKDVRILFASWLRAVRRRPKLKVHFGTPVDLGDLSADQVGDAARARDRIMRAIATGLVPLRADEPGAPHHLDPTRPAIDKPSPWRP, encoded by the coding sequence ATGGTTGCCTTGCCATCCAGTCCGCACGAGCCGACACGCCGAACCGACCGCGAGAGATTGTTCCGGGACGCGCCGCTGCTGTGGCGTGTGCTAATGCGGTTGGACCGGGCAGTCATCGGGCTCACCGGGCGGCTGGAGGTCACCGGGGGCGTACCGGATTCGCTGCGCGGCAAACCGATCCTGCTGGCGGCCAACCACATCGGCAACTTCGATGCCCTGGTGCTGATCGCGGCCTGCCGGACCCGTCGGCTGGCCCCGCGCTTCCTTGCCACCGGCGGGCTGTTCGATGCTCCTGTGCTGGGCAGGGTGCTTAGCGCTTGCCGACACGTCCGCGCCGATCGCGGCAAGAGCACCGCGGGCGAGGCCCTGGGACGGGTCGTCGCGGCGCTGACCAGCGATCACCACCCGGTGCTGGTCTATCCGGAAGGTCGCATCACCCTCGAACCGGACATGTGGCCGGAACGCGGGAAGACCGGCGTGGCCCGGATGGCGTTGGCGTCCGGGGCCACGGTGGTGCCGATCAGTCAGTGGGGTGCCCACGAGGCCATGTGCTACGGCATGCTCCGCGTGGAACGCGTGAAGGACGTGCGGATCCTGTTCGCATCGTGGCTGCGTGCCGTCCGCCGCCGCCCGAAGCTGAAAGTCCACTTCGGAACGCCGGTGGACCTCGGCGACCTGTCCGCCGACCAGGTCGGCGACGCCGCCCGCGCCCGCGACCGAATCATGCGCGCCATCGCCACCGGACTGGTCCCGCTGCGCGCGGACGAACCCGGCGCACCCCACCACCTGGACCCCACCCGCCCGGCCATCGACAAACCCAGCCCCTGGCGCCCCTGA
- a CDS encoding helix-turn-helix domain-containing protein translates to MATPTVRRLQLGNELRHVRQKAGREQAEAAAALDCGIGKISRLELGQGGISKGDLKLLLEFYGVDPQEMQWMFELARTRSSRGRWGDYRAVFPEWFRMYVDLETDAENIRQVQGEIVPGILQTESYMRSLHTSSVRRDDEGVDALVSSRQERQQILTRDKPPTMSFILSESCLRRQIGNVWIMREQIDHLAEVALQTNIAIQVMPFTAETSTGGISYDFTLLQIPSHGIAADLEFVYIECFDDARYLDAKDAISAYTTLWNRLQAAALGPKESLDLIRSVGKQYSE, encoded by the coding sequence ATGGCAACCCCGACCGTGCGACGGCTTCAGCTCGGCAACGAACTCCGCCATGTACGGCAGAAGGCAGGCCGCGAGCAGGCTGAAGCCGCAGCGGCGTTGGACTGCGGCATCGGCAAGATCAGTCGCCTGGAGCTCGGCCAAGGCGGGATCAGCAAAGGAGATTTGAAACTCCTGCTGGAGTTCTACGGCGTCGATCCGCAGGAGATGCAGTGGATGTTCGAGCTGGCCCGGACCCGCAGCAGCCGTGGCCGCTGGGGCGACTACCGCGCGGTGTTCCCCGAATGGTTCCGCATGTACGTCGACCTGGAAACCGACGCGGAGAACATCAGACAGGTTCAGGGCGAGATCGTGCCGGGCATCCTCCAGACTGAGTCATACATGCGGTCGCTACATACATCCTCGGTTCGTCGCGACGACGAGGGCGTCGATGCACTTGTGTCTTCGCGACAGGAACGGCAGCAGATCCTCACCCGCGACAAGCCACCGACCATGTCGTTCATCCTGTCCGAATCGTGCTTGCGTCGGCAGATTGGCAACGTCTGGATCATGCGGGAGCAGATCGACCATCTTGCGGAAGTGGCGCTGCAAACGAACATCGCGATTCAGGTCATGCCGTTCACCGCGGAAACTTCGACCGGTGGCATCTCCTACGACTTCACGCTGCTTCAGATCCCATCGCACGGGATCGCCGCCGACCTGGAGTTCGTCTACATCGAGTGCTTCGACGATGCCAGGTACCTCGACGCGAAGGATGCGATCTCGGCGTACACCACGTTGTGGAACCGGCTTCAGGCAGCAGCGCTCGGCCCCAAAGAGTCGCTCGATCTCATACGATCGGTGGGAAAGCAGTACTCGGAGTGA
- a CDS encoding beta family protein, producing MAYSATVVVRSKTGELAALRELAPEEARAVRICVDLVSDGPDLMKGLTAALEHLKRNGQKPLLDVTKVHSSSRLRDQPGGPLDPVVRNMTEGPNGQLALDAELPFSPVVPLRIGDRELRGYAMLREAYDCTFGLRVPVTCPVGEAPERIERHLAALRISADAVELLIDAGFLAGSATVVRDCGRLATELGTRYRFGSITVVGGSIPPKRGELAPGVLARPEFELWQQVRTGAPAVRYGDYGVVHPEAGQPDEPNKPRTRPNPYLFYTGRRRTRFAYRAMLRDDKRRPLPGEDPGAYFREVAQETVASEEYQRCATGAWGDRRLRDCSNGDAVAANSPDWIAIGTSHHIAHLAARGDLEAA from the coding sequence GTGGCGTACTCGGCCACGGTCGTGGTGCGGAGCAAGACCGGCGAGCTGGCGGCGCTGCGTGAGCTCGCACCGGAAGAGGCCCGGGCCGTTCGCATCTGCGTCGACCTGGTTTCGGACGGTCCTGATTTGATGAAAGGCTTGACCGCAGCCCTCGAACACCTCAAGAGAAACGGGCAGAAGCCCCTTCTCGATGTGACGAAGGTGCACTCGTCGAGTCGACTTCGGGACCAGCCCGGCGGACCGCTCGATCCAGTCGTGCGAAACATGACCGAAGGGCCCAACGGGCAATTGGCTCTCGATGCGGAGCTACCGTTCAGCCCTGTTGTGCCGTTGCGGATAGGGGATCGGGAACTGCGCGGCTATGCGATGCTTCGCGAGGCGTATGACTGCACGTTCGGCCTTCGAGTGCCAGTGACTTGCCCGGTCGGGGAAGCCCCAGAGCGGATCGAACGCCACTTGGCGGCTTTGCGGATCAGCGCCGACGCCGTTGAGCTGCTGATCGACGCCGGTTTCCTCGCGGGGAGCGCAACCGTGGTACGCGACTGCGGCAGACTCGCCACCGAACTGGGAACCCGATACCGTTTCGGATCAATCACGGTGGTGGGCGGTTCCATACCGCCGAAGCGCGGAGAGCTTGCGCCGGGTGTTCTTGCGCGTCCCGAATTCGAGCTCTGGCAGCAGGTCAGGACCGGCGCGCCGGCTGTCCGCTACGGGGATTACGGGGTCGTCCACCCGGAGGCCGGTCAACCAGATGAGCCGAACAAACCGCGGACTCGCCCGAATCCCTACCTTTTCTACACGGGCCGGCGCCGCACCCGTTTCGCTTATCGCGCGATGCTTCGCGACGACAAGAGACGACCGCTTCCTGGTGAAGATCCTGGGGCTTACTTCCGTGAGGTGGCGCAGGAGACGGTCGCGTCTGAGGAATACCAGCGGTGCGCTACCGGGGCGTGGGGGGATCGGCGGCTCCGGGACTGCTCCAACGGGGATGCGGTGGCCGCAAATTCGCCCGACTGGATCGCGATCGGGACCTCCCACCACATCGCACATCTCGCGGCGCGCGGTGATCTGGAGGCCGCCTGA
- a CDS encoding DUF397 domain-containing protein has protein sequence MPQQRDLRDAKWFKSSYSPTQNECVEAAMVPGVVGVRDTKDRDGGTLVFDSAVWSRFLDHVKH, from the coding sequence ATGCCCCAGCAGCGCGACCTACGGGACGCGAAGTGGTTTAAGAGCAGCTACAGCCCGACGCAGAACGAATGTGTCGAGGCGGCAATGGTTCCTGGCGTTGTCGGAGTCCGGGATACCAAGGACCGCGACGGCGGCACGCTCGTCTTCGACAGCGCCGTCTGGTCGAGGTTCCTCGACCACGTCAAGCACTGA